One region of Skermanella mucosa genomic DNA includes:
- the larC gene encoding nickel pincer cofactor biosynthesis protein LarC, giving the protein MTLRHIHLDAVGGIAGDMFVAALVDAVPVLRDRVLDDAAAVLPPRAGTPVFSTGASAGISVLRFGLEGGRDGGHDHHEGYGSYRHMAGLIREARLSEGTAGHAVAILTLLAEAEAAIHGVPVEQVHFHEIGDWDSLMDVVAAGSVAAALESTWSVSDLPLGGGRVRAAHGMLPVPAPATARLLEGFDWRDDGVSGERVTPTGAAILRHLVKGPGRPGGRLKATGSGAGTRELPGMPNILRALVFDTAAAESRNIGQEVAVLSFDVDDMTGEEIGVAADRLRALDGVLDLALAPLAGKKGRPLTGFRLLVRPDALAPVRERCLLETSTIGLRWRTERRTVLSRVSSGETVRVKRVERPGGATTAKAESDDLAGIDGLAARRACKAEAESGR; this is encoded by the coding sequence ATGACCCTCCGCCACATCCACCTGGACGCCGTCGGGGGCATCGCCGGCGACATGTTCGTGGCTGCCCTGGTCGATGCGGTGCCGGTGCTGCGGGACCGGGTGCTCGATGACGCCGCCGCCGTCCTGCCGCCCCGGGCCGGAACGCCCGTGTTCTCGACCGGAGCCAGCGCCGGGATCTCGGTGCTGCGCTTCGGCCTGGAGGGCGGACGGGACGGCGGCCATGACCACCATGAAGGCTACGGCAGCTACCGGCACATGGCCGGGCTGATCCGGGAGGCCCGCCTGTCCGAGGGAACCGCCGGCCACGCGGTCGCGATCCTGACCCTTCTGGCGGAAGCCGAAGCGGCGATCCACGGCGTTCCGGTCGAGCAGGTCCATTTCCACGAGATCGGCGATTGGGACAGCCTGATGGACGTGGTCGCGGCCGGCTCGGTCGCCGCGGCGCTCGAGTCCACCTGGAGCGTTTCCGACCTGCCGCTGGGCGGCGGGCGGGTCCGCGCTGCCCACGGAATGCTGCCGGTACCGGCCCCGGCGACCGCGCGCCTCCTGGAAGGGTTCGACTGGCGCGACGACGGCGTGTCCGGCGAACGGGTCACCCCGACCGGCGCCGCCATCCTGCGCCACCTGGTGAAGGGTCCCGGCCGTCCCGGCGGGCGGCTGAAGGCGACCGGGAGCGGGGCCGGCACGCGGGAACTGCCGGGCATGCCCAACATCCTGCGGGCCCTGGTGTTCGACACGGCCGCCGCGGAAAGCCGGAATATCGGGCAGGAGGTGGCGGTGCTCAGCTTCGACGTGGACGACATGACGGGCGAGGAGATCGGCGTCGCCGCCGACCGGCTCCGCGCGCTGGACGGCGTGCTCGACCTGGCGCTGGCGCCCCTGGCCGGCAAGAAGGGCCGCCCGCTCACCGGGTTCCGCCTGCTGGTGCGCCCCGACGCCCTGGCCCCCGTCCGGGAACGTTGCCTGCTGGAGACCTCCACCATCGGGCTGCGCTGGCGGACGGAGCGGCGGACGGTCCTGTCCCGCGTGTCCTCCGGCGAGACGGTCCGGGTCAAGCGGGTGGAGCGGCCCGGCGGCGCGACCACCGCCAAGGCGGAGAGCGACGACCTCGCCGGGATCGACGGCCTCGCCGCCCGGCGGGCGTGCAAGGCCGAAGCGGAGTCTGGTCGATGA
- a CDS encoding TspO/MBR family protein, whose product MMTQSTIAAPGRAGSRSRSLIGLAAFVILVAVASATASSVTLPQIGGWYAGLQKPWFNPPDWLFGPVWTVLYGMMAVAGWLVWRDRGLAGARGPLLLFGLQLGLNILWSLIFFGMQQPGLAFAEISALWIAVAATMVAFWRVRPLAGWLFVPYLLWVSYAAVLNASVWLLNP is encoded by the coding sequence ATGATGACCCAGTCCACCATCGCCGCCCCTGGCCGGGCGGGCAGCCGGAGCCGGTCCCTGATCGGACTCGCGGCGTTCGTGATCCTCGTCGCGGTCGCTTCGGCGACGGCATCCTCGGTGACCCTGCCGCAGATCGGCGGTTGGTACGCCGGCTTGCAGAAACCCTGGTTCAATCCGCCGGACTGGCTGTTCGGGCCGGTCTGGACGGTGCTCTACGGCATGATGGCGGTCGCCGGCTGGCTGGTCTGGCGGGACCGCGGCCTGGCCGGGGCGCGCGGGCCGCTGCTGCTGTTCGGGCTCCAGCTCGGGCTGAACATCCTGTGGTCGCTGATCTTCTTCGGCATGCAGCAGCCCGGCCTGGCCTTCGCGGAGATATCGGCGCTCTGGATCGCGGTGGCCGCCACGATGGTGGCGTTCTGGCGCGTACGTCCGCTGGCGGGCTGGCTGTTCGTGCCGTACCTGCTGTGGGTCAGCTACGCGGCGGTGCTGAACGCCTCGGTGTGGCTGCTGAACCCGTGA
- a CDS encoding enoyl-CoA hydratase-related protein, with protein sequence MAGTIRFESRDGIGFVVIDNPPRRNALTVGMWAALGELVRGIDREGGHRCLVLRGAGEEAFASGADISEFEHERSDREQVTRYHERYVGPGLASLLECGIPTVAMIRGTCMGGGLEIATCCDIRIAADDAKLGIPISRMGFPLAFGETELLFRLHGRGIAAELLLEGRIYDAQEALSKGLVERVVPAERLEEEALATARRVAAGSPKAHRSTKAQFLRLLRDPSPVTAEERARSYDFADTEDYRIGYRAFLQKVKPVFEGR encoded by the coding sequence ATGGCGGGGACCATCCGCTTCGAGAGCCGCGACGGGATCGGGTTCGTCGTCATCGACAACCCGCCCCGCCGCAACGCGCTGACCGTCGGCATGTGGGCGGCGCTGGGCGAGCTGGTCCGCGGGATCGACCGCGAGGGTGGGCACCGCTGCCTGGTCCTGCGCGGTGCCGGAGAGGAGGCCTTCGCCTCGGGCGCCGACATCAGCGAGTTCGAGCACGAGCGGTCCGACCGCGAGCAGGTGACCCGCTACCACGAGCGCTATGTCGGCCCGGGGCTGGCCTCCCTGCTGGAGTGCGGCATCCCGACGGTCGCCATGATCCGGGGCACCTGCATGGGCGGCGGTCTGGAGATCGCGACCTGCTGCGACATCCGGATCGCCGCCGACGACGCGAAGCTCGGAATCCCGATCAGCCGCATGGGCTTTCCCCTGGCGTTCGGCGAGACCGAACTGCTGTTCAGGCTCCATGGCCGGGGCATCGCGGCCGAACTCCTGCTGGAGGGCCGGATCTACGACGCGCAGGAGGCCCTGTCCAAGGGGCTGGTCGAGCGGGTCGTCCCGGCGGAGCGGCTGGAGGAGGAGGCGCTGGCGACCGCCCGCCGGGTCGCCGCCGGGTCGCCCAAGGCGCACCGGAGCACCAAGGCCCAGTTCCTGCGCCTGCTGCGCGATCCGTCGCCCGTCACCGCCGAGGAGCGCGCCCGGTCCTACGATTTCGCCGATACCGAGGACTACCGGATCGGCTACCGGGCGTTCCTGCAAAAGGTCAAGCCGGTCTTCGAGGGACGGTGA
- the larB gene encoding nickel pincer cofactor biosynthesis protein LarB, which translates to MSDFVIDWERERRTGVPEAVLCASKSVAQVEAILKEAAMAGRRLLFTRLEPAAFEALAPECRAMLDYDSLSRTAWCGSLPPAGAARDGIGIVAAGTSDLPVAREAARSLEFLGFSAPVIADVGVAGLWRLMRRLEEIRGWRVVIATAGMEGALFSVLAGLVDAPVIAVPTSVGYGVAAGGTVALHTALASCAPGVLTVNIDNGFGAAAAAVKIMNKI; encoded by the coding sequence ATGAGCGACTTCGTGATCGACTGGGAGCGGGAACGGCGCACCGGCGTGCCGGAAGCGGTCCTGTGCGCCTCGAAATCGGTGGCACAGGTCGAGGCGATCCTGAAGGAGGCGGCCATGGCCGGCCGCCGCTTGCTGTTCACCCGGCTGGAGCCCGCCGCCTTCGAGGCCTTGGCGCCGGAATGCCGCGCCATGCTCGATTACGACTCCCTCTCCCGCACGGCATGGTGCGGGTCCCTGCCGCCGGCGGGGGCCGCGCGGGACGGCATCGGAATCGTCGCCGCGGGAACCTCCGACCTGCCGGTCGCCCGCGAGGCCGCCCGGTCGCTGGAGTTCCTGGGTTTCTCGGCCCCGGTGATCGCCGATGTCGGCGTCGCCGGCCTGTGGCGCCTGATGCGCCGGCTGGAGGAGATCCGCGGCTGGCGCGTCGTGATCGCGACGGCCGGCATGGAAGGCGCGCTGTTCAGCGTGCTCGCCGGGCTGGTCGACGCTCCGGTGATCGCCGTTCCCACCTCCGTCGGCTACGGCGTCGCTGCGGGCGGTACGGTCGCGCTGCACACGGCGCTCGCGTCCTGCGCGCCGGGCGTCCTGACCGTCAATATCGACAACGGCTTCGGAGCTGCGGCGGCGGCTGTGAAAATAATGAATAAAATATGA
- a CDS encoding adenine nucleotide alpha-hydrolase family protein, translating to MSAQEAQARLVAALDRHDELVIAVSGGVDSMTLAFVAHRFSRGRVSMLHAVSPAVPSHATARVRDHAGREGWDLAVADAGEFADPRYRANPVNRCFFCKSNLYDRIRSVTEGTVASGTNLDDLGDFRPGLKAASQRGVVHPFVEAGIDKATVRALARLHGLDDLAELPAQPCLSSRVETGIAIDADDLGFIDQVETAVAALVPAGSSVRCRITHAGVALELDDPEAAGEAAGRLVSDLCARTGRTFGGVRPYRRGSAFLRNTP from the coding sequence ATGAGCGCGCAGGAAGCCCAGGCCCGCCTCGTCGCGGCGCTCGACCGTCATGACGAACTGGTGATCGCGGTTTCCGGCGGGGTGGACAGCATGACGCTGGCCTTCGTGGCGCACCGGTTCTCCCGCGGGCGCGTTTCCATGCTGCACGCGGTCTCCCCGGCCGTCCCGTCCCATGCCACGGCGCGCGTTCGCGACCATGCCGGGCGGGAGGGCTGGGACCTCGCCGTCGCCGACGCGGGGGAGTTCGCCGACCCGCGCTACCGCGCCAACCCTGTGAACCGCTGCTTCTTCTGCAAATCGAACCTGTACGACCGCATCCGCTCGGTCACCGAAGGGACGGTCGCCTCCGGCACAAACCTGGACGACCTGGGCGATTTCCGGCCCGGGCTCAAGGCGGCGTCCCAGCGGGGCGTCGTGCATCCCTTCGTGGAAGCCGGCATCGACAAGGCGACGGTGCGGGCGCTCGCCCGGCTCCACGGCCTGGACGATCTCGCGGAACTGCCGGCCCAGCCCTGCCTGTCCAGCCGGGTCGAGACCGGCATCGCCATCGACGCCGACGACCTGGGCTTCATCGATCAGGTCGAGACCGCCGTCGCGGCCTTGGTCCCGGCCGGGTCCAGCGTCCGCTGCCGGATCACCCATGCCGGCGTCGCCCTGGAACTGGACGACCCCGAAGCCGCCGGCGAGGCCGCCGGGCGCCTGGTCTCGGACCTGTGCGCCCGCACCGGCCGCACCTTCGGCGGCGTGCGCCCCTACCGCCGGGGCTCCGCCTTCCTGCGGAACACACCATGA
- a CDS encoding nickel-dependent lactate racemase family protein, protein MQPFKTVDIAFGRGHLTVGLPEEAEVTVIRKATLPKLADQDGAVRAAFANPVDSAPLAELAKGRGSACILICDITRPVPNRLFLRPMIQTLAEAGIPKDRITVLVATGLHRPNEGAELAELVGDPWVLENVRVENHFAMRDEDHADLGRTATRNTPVRIDRRFLDADLRIATGLVEPHFMAGWSGGRKVVAPGVAGHETIRTFHSARFMEDPLAVQCNLVGNPLHEEQLEIVRMIGEIYALNTVIDEDRDLVHVTFGEIIASHLAAVGFIQDVTRIRLPQRFKTVVTSSAGYPLDKTYYQTVKGMVTPLDILEPGGTLIIASECSEGMGSKEFRAAQERLVELGPERFLATLTAKSLAEVDEWQTEMQLKPMRIGRVQLYTSGLDEEERRITAVEVIGDLDEAVAESIRRHGDSRVAVIPEGPYVVPVVEAA, encoded by the coding sequence ATGCAGCCGTTCAAGACCGTCGATATCGCCTTCGGCCGGGGTCACCTGACCGTGGGTCTGCCCGAAGAGGCCGAGGTGACGGTGATCCGGAAGGCCACCCTGCCGAAGCTGGCCGACCAGGACGGCGCGGTCCGGGCCGCCTTCGCGAACCCCGTGGATTCGGCGCCGCTCGCGGAGCTGGCCAAGGGCCGGGGCAGCGCCTGCATCCTGATCTGCGACATCACCCGGCCGGTGCCCAACCGCCTGTTCCTCCGACCGATGATCCAGACCCTGGCCGAGGCCGGCATCCCCAAGGACCGCATCACCGTGCTGGTCGCGACCGGCCTGCACCGGCCCAACGAGGGCGCCGAGCTGGCCGAGCTGGTCGGCGACCCCTGGGTGCTGGAGAATGTCCGCGTCGAGAACCACTTCGCCATGCGCGACGAGGACCATGCGGACCTCGGCCGCACCGCCACCCGGAACACGCCGGTCCGTATCGACCGCCGCTTCCTGGACGCCGACCTGCGGATCGCGACCGGGCTGGTCGAGCCGCATTTCATGGCCGGCTGGTCGGGCGGCCGCAAGGTGGTGGCGCCCGGCGTCGCCGGGCACGAGACGATCCGGACTTTCCATTCCGCCCGGTTCATGGAGGACCCGCTGGCGGTCCAGTGCAACCTGGTCGGCAACCCCCTGCACGAGGAGCAGCTGGAGATCGTCCGCATGATCGGCGAGATCTACGCGCTCAACACGGTGATCGACGAGGATCGCGATCTCGTCCACGTCACCTTCGGCGAGATCATCGCCAGCCACCTTGCCGCCGTCGGCTTCATCCAGGACGTGACCCGGATCAGGCTGCCCCAGCGCTTCAAGACCGTCGTCACCTCCTCGGCGGGCTACCCGCTGGACAAGACCTATTACCAGACGGTCAAGGGCATGGTGACGCCGCTCGACATCCTGGAGCCGGGCGGCACCCTGATCATCGCGTCGGAATGCTCCGAAGGCATGGGCTCCAAGGAGTTCCGCGCCGCCCAGGAGCGTCTGGTCGAGCTCGGGCCGGAGCGGTTCCTCGCCACCCTGACCGCCAAGTCCCTGGCCGAGGTGGACGAGTGGCAGACCGAGATGCAGCTGAAGCCCATGCGGATCGGCCGGGTCCAGCTCTACACCTCCGGCCTCGACGAGGAGGAGCGGCGGATCACCGCGGTCGAGGTGATCGGCGACCTGGACGAAGCGGTCGCCGAGAGCATCCGGCGCCACGGCGACAGCCGCGTCGCGGTGATCCCGGAAGGACCCTACGTCGTCCCCGTCGTCGAGGCGGCATGA
- a CDS encoding FHA domain-containing protein, with protein sequence MFSWKKHARYEVVAEQAGHASIDGIFETEHEAVERATYLLSLAKFTRVQVVQVAKHTQTVVFERASQAGGTGVVGITAIEDAYFCTDVLDVYGHPSRMTLLRLTRRYADRQIAIPCETLHDYLALRTIEREGMLLNSGISRLARVQSREVATVAAERERELGALWLRLKQLAQTSDSLSGYGKLLIQKGLGALQEQVASTCAPAECDRVVSYAFARLLEGHRDWGTKTRALIQVLEEDDGDAAGIAWVDQVLAETIDGRDPIKVLIGYSPDLGSALGSLLATLNGRLDDRHPFTPVLMDLSNALARWHLPEVEAALLRRVATGLNGSHPLTKEGPWADAAALRRIVAGLACFSGFRGGPNMSQALLRRAKTALRSGEADLPFETAVQQLCGSLKGPGAQIGFLLDLAETELGRQKGVFLFGSLSRIFSRLRSARDLAPAHVPAEDIRRELGGRLRRAGIPRDLADQLMYKISSLPAEAPRALLR encoded by the coding sequence ATGTTCTCCTGGAAGAAGCATGCCCGGTACGAGGTGGTCGCCGAGCAGGCCGGCCATGCGAGCATCGACGGCATCTTCGAGACGGAACACGAGGCGGTCGAACGGGCGACCTACCTGCTCAGCCTCGCGAAATTCACCCGGGTCCAGGTCGTCCAGGTCGCCAAGCATACCCAGACCGTCGTTTTCGAGCGGGCGTCGCAGGCCGGCGGGACCGGGGTCGTCGGCATCACGGCGATCGAGGACGCCTATTTCTGCACCGACGTGCTGGACGTCTACGGCCACCCCAGCCGCATGACCCTGCTGCGCCTGACCCGCCGCTATGCCGACCGCCAGATCGCGATCCCGTGCGAGACGCTGCACGACTACCTGGCGCTCCGCACGATCGAGCGGGAGGGCATGCTGCTCAATTCGGGGATCTCGCGGCTCGCCCGGGTCCAGTCCAGGGAAGTCGCGACGGTCGCCGCCGAGCGTGAGCGGGAACTGGGGGCCCTGTGGCTCCGCCTGAAGCAGCTCGCCCAGACCTCCGACAGCCTGTCCGGATATGGCAAGCTGCTGATCCAGAAAGGTTTGGGCGCGTTGCAGGAGCAGGTGGCATCGACCTGCGCGCCGGCCGAATGCGACCGCGTCGTCAGCTACGCCTTCGCCCGCCTGCTGGAGGGGCATCGCGACTGGGGCACCAAGACCCGCGCGCTGATCCAGGTGCTGGAGGAGGACGACGGCGACGCCGCGGGCATCGCCTGGGTCGATCAGGTCCTGGCGGAGACGATCGACGGCCGCGACCCGATCAAGGTGCTGATCGGCTACTCGCCGGATCTGGGCTCCGCACTCGGCAGCCTGCTCGCCACGCTGAACGGCCGGCTCGACGACCGCCACCCGTTCACGCCGGTGCTGATGGACCTGAGCAACGCCCTGGCGCGCTGGCACCTGCCGGAGGTCGAGGCCGCCCTGCTGCGCCGCGTCGCGACCGGGCTGAACGGCAGCCATCCCCTGACGAAGGAAGGACCGTGGGCCGATGCCGCCGCCTTGCGCCGGATCGTCGCCGGACTCGCCTGCTTCAGCGGCTTCCGCGGCGGTCCGAACATGAGCCAGGCGCTCCTCCGCCGGGCGAAGACGGCGCTGCGTTCCGGGGAAGCCGACCTGCCGTTCGAAACGGCGGTCCAGCAGCTCTGCGGCAGCCTCAAGGGACCCGGCGCCCAGATCGGCTTCCTGCTGGACTTGGCGGAGACCGAACTGGGGCGCCAGAAGGGCGTCTTCCTGTTCGGCAGCCTGTCGCGCATCTTCTCCCGCCTGCGCAGCGCCCGCGACCTGGCGCCCGCCCACGTCCCGGCGGAGGACATTCGCCGCGAACTCGGCGGCCGGCTGCGCCGCGCCGGCATCCCGCGCGACCTAGCCGACCAGCTGATGTACAAGATCTCGTCCCTGCCGGCCGAAGCGCCGAGAGCGCTGCTGCGTTAG